GTGTGAAACAGATACTTTCATCTTCACTCTATTCTAAACAACCACCTCCACTGTGAGACTTTTACTTTTCCACTTCATTCCTTTTCGCtatcaagtttattttttaaaacaagtatgtaaaaaaacaaacaaacaaaccaggtATGTGTTATACTTTTTAATGTAGCTTTCCTgatgtataattgacatacaagcTGCACTGTAAgcatttttataatcagaaaaagaagcaataaacattttaaaggtcTATTAGAACTGGCTATGCTTCTAAAAAGGTATTTCCTTATCCACCCAAATTATCACTACAGAGGAATAGTAAATATATGACTATTACTGAGAGAGGTGAGTGATTGAAGACACTGAAGGGAGGATTTCCCTTGCAGATTACGGGATAATATGGTGATCCTGTATACCCTTTTCCCTCCATATTACATACTCCACTAAAGACAGCATGGTGAAGAAGCTAATACCAAGTAGTTATCTATCTTCTAGAAAGATTTTCAAGTATTGTCATAGGTATCTGTTAAATAACTGCAGAGATAGATATAACAGACTAAATTACTTTTCAAATtggtgctttattttattttagtaatatCCTTTATCTTGACCAGGTACAATTAATTAAACAGCATGCTTCTTTTAAACTTTGGGTGAAAATATGCAATTTCACCTCAAGTTTTCCAACCTACCAAACGCTGTTACCCTATTTAGcaatttaataaaatgttataaagcTCATGACAGAACTATAGTTCTTTGGAATTAGGACATTTATAACTggacaagaagaaataaaaagtaatactgttaaaaaaaaaagtaatactgTTAAGACAATGACTAACAATTTAGAAGGAGGATTTAGAAAAGTCTGATAATTAACACAAATCATAATTATTCCCCAACTAAATGCTTTAAATATGGCACTTTTTCCCCTGAAATTCTTACTATCACATTtagtgttttcagttcagttccaggTAACTTTAAAGAAGTTCTGATTTCATTCCTTAagagaaaagattatttttagcacttttttattctaataatttACAATAATGAATGGCTGAAtccatctcattttattttgtattccatTCAATGGCATATGAGTGGGTAAGTAtactcataaatatttaaatatacaaacaTTTTTGCTACATGTTAATATGCAGACATTTTTTAttatatgtcttttctttttaaagacatgCTTTGGTCACATTACAACGAGTATattcacattaaaataaaagttacaaaCTATCAGACATGAGCTAAGACATGATCATCCTCAAATCAACTTTGCCTTCAAAtagtcttttatttcatttcactgcCAAAAGCTGGAGttaaatggaggaggaaatgaaatggtggttcagttgctataTTAATTCAACCAAGGCCATTCATACACATTTCTATTTAATAATTTTGGACGAAACCCAGCAACTTTAAAACTGTGGATTATCAAGAAATGAATGACCTTTACACACCTGGACAGTGAAGagtgaggagaaaaataaaaaaaggataaaagggAATCTAAATCAGCAAAGATGACAAAAGagactgataattttttttttttacaagtgtcTCTACTACACTCTGTTGTTTTGAGATTCGATGTGTTCCCTGGTAAATATCTCCACTTCTCAGCTAGGATCACCAAGCTCCTGCCAGAACTGAAACCACTGGTTCAGTCAGGCAAAAGAGCTGTTCCCTGGGTACTTCGTGTGCGGGGCAGTGGGAGAGACCCACAGCAGAGGGCTTTTCCTGCTTGTGGGTCCAAATCGGAGCATCCTGTATCTCAGGATGGTCACTCTGTGTCCTTAGACCTCTTCAAGGTACAGATCAGCCCCAGAAGTCCCAAGTCAGAAAGGACTTCTATTTCATAAGGGTCAAGCAGGTTCACTGTGAACAGTAGCTGACAAGGGGAGAAAGAACCTGGCTAAGGTTGTGACTGTGAAGGTCAAGGAGGTGTGGAGGCCCCCCAACAGGCCTGAACATGCCACTCTCTCTAGGGGCTACAGCTAAACCTGTTTCTCTAGTCCAGGACCTGAGAGTGGGGTGGATATGGAGTGACTGGGGTGCAGGGAGGGTGGCAAACCCTGCTACCCAGTGACAACCATCTGCTGTTCACACAGGGTTGCAGGGAGGCTCAGTGCCTTCCATAATTTGGAAACATAGTAAGATATTTAATAATCCTCTAAGAAGGTGGCCAAGACTTGTCCTAGGAAGCAAACCATTTCTATTATTCCAAACAATTTTTCTAAGAGGGAAAAAGTTATAGAAGTTACTGCATCACCATATAGATCAATAGTCTCCACATGTATTCAGCTAAAACTGAGTAAAGGATCTAGCACCTTCCAGCTGGAATGGCTTCTTAGACCAATTTTAAGCACAGATTGGTTTTCACAAAAATGAAATACTGGTGTTTTACAAacccagtttttatttttttaaaccaggaaGATTGTATAAATGAGCTTGTGATAGATACACTACAGAAAACACATGTATTCTTTGGCTATATACACAATTCTTTGCTGTCCtatgggtttctttttttccccattagttTCTCCTGCAATTTATAGTAGTGACTCTGTCACACTGAATAGACAAGCTGTGTATTTTTACATTTGACTGAAGATTTCATTCCACATTTACTTAGATTAATCAGAATATCCAACTATGGATTCACATGAAAACTTTCAGAAATAATGCTTGTTATACCTGATGTAATAAATATAGTTATTTCGtatcatttaaaaacaacaacatcaCTTTCTACCAGCCCCTATCAGGGGAGAGCCTAAGGCTGAGAGTCTGTTGGAATATTGTCATGATTTGTTTTTTCTCCGGAGACAGGATGCTTCAGAAACTGACCAGTAGCACCAATGTACAATCTTGATCGCATGGGCcatttctgaaaaagaatatttaaacaaTAATCCAAAAGTTAGTATCTATGACAGACAGTGtacaataataatattaaaaatcccTAATGCTTCAATGCAAATGCAATACTATGTAGCTAGTAACAACTGTGATTACAAAGTCTAAGTGATGACAAAAAAAGTTTATTAATGCTaacagcaaaattaaaaatatacccaGACTCTAACTGTATGAAATAATATGCATGCATGTGGACCAGAACTGCAAAAAATTatgaagaataaatatatttagatGTAGGAAAATTTATCTATCTACAATGTTTTAACTTTAAACTCAACCTAAAACAAAATCCctggctttaaaaatgtttaaaaaagttaTATGTGGTATTATGCATCTACATTTGTCAAAGGATTACAATGAAAAGTGACTAATTCAACTAACTAAACATTTTATCCTGCTAAAATCAATATCCGAAAGTTGCAAATATTAGAATGTTTGGGGTTACACAGCTAGAACATCTAGATTAAATGTTTGCTTGTACTGGCATCACAGGCTTTAACCTTCAGTCATCATCACATTTCTATTCTGATTGTGACTTTTCTAAATTCACCTTTACAATGGGCAGCCTttcaaataatataattaatttcCAAACAGGATGATGATGAAAAAATATACTACACAGGTAATACTTTCaggatggacttttttttttcttagagggGAGGGTCATATAATTTTGGTTTAAGGTCCTTGGAATACTAATCAGAgaaacactgctttttttttttttaatacaaagatAAGTCTTTAGACTAAAGTGCAATTCTTTGAGGTCAGCAGTTGGGTCCCACACTCTCCAGAGAGTAAACATTGCTGTGAGCAGCAGGCTACTTTCACCAGTGAATGTTCATGGGCAGACTGCTGGTTACATAACACCatgaagtattctttttttaaaaaacttaaaattaatatatttatttggctctgccaggcttcagttgtggcacacaggatcttcaatttttgttgcagcatacaggagttgcggcatgcagaatttagttccctgaccaagggtcaaacctgggcttcctgcattgggagcacagcgtctcagccactggactaccagtggAAAGGGTGGTCCTTGAAATGTTCTTAAATGCCTGGCAGATAATCCATGGTGCTCAAACAGAGGTACAGTTATTAACAATCCAAAGTCcataagaggacttccctggtggtggagtggttaagaatctgcctgagaatACAGGGAACATAGGTTCCCTGATCCCGGAAGATTcaacatgctgtggggcaactgagcccatgctttagagcccatgctccacaagaggaaccaccacaacgagaagcccgaccagagagtagtccccattcgccacaaccagagaaagcctgtgcacagcaatgaagacctaatacagcaagtaaataaattaataaataaataattttttaaaagttcataaaaGCTCTGGCTTTTCAACACAAGTTGCACATTAGGATCACATgggagctttgaaaaaaaaagaactaatggCCAAATCACActccagaccaattaaatcagactGGACCTCTTCAGAAAAGTATAAGGTAGAGCCAATTCTTATCTGGAATGATATAAGCCTGCCTTATAAGCCTTCCAAATACAGGGACTGTCACCTCAACTGGGATTCCAGATGTGAAATGTAGCATAAGGAATAATAAGTAAGCATGTGAGTTTTATGCCTCCAGATGTGATAACTGAACTTGCTCCAATGTGGTTTAGGTCATTTCAGAGTCCTAAATTCAGATTATTCTGCTCAGAATCTAGCAGAACTTCAACACAGATTAAATACAACATCTGTGTTACTTGGAATTTAAAATGTTCCATTCCTATATAATCTTCCTATAAACAAACTTGTATTTTATATTCAATACAGTAATAAGACTGactgtgttatttatttttgcaaatccatttcaggttttgttttaaatcataGAAGTGCATTCGTGTATGCTCTGGATGTATCATATTGGTCCTATTCCTGGGATCCCCTTGACCAGTTGGGAACATGAAGCATTTTAGAAATTTGCCTGGGATTTTTTTgatatgtctgaatttggcattgtTAGACCAGAGTTAAGGCCTACATTATACTGAAGAATCCAGTGTCATGGTATTATGGAGTGAATGTTTCTGTTCCCCCAAAACTTACTTGCTGATGCTCTAACCCCCAGTGCGATGATAATTTGGAGAGGTAATTATGGTTAGATGAGGTCGTGAGGGTGGGTCCCTCATGATAGGATTAGTGGCCTTTCAAGAAGAGGTAGAGCTCCCTTTCTTTGAGAAAGAGTGAAGTTGGCCAAATGCAAGACAGGAAGAAAGCTCTCGCCAGGAAGTGAGTTGGCCAATACCATAATCTTGAATTTTCCAGCCtcctgaactgtgagaaaataaatttctgttgtttcatctACCtagtctatgatattttgttgTCACAGTCTGAGCTGACTACCACATACAGCAAATAGTATAGGGCATAGATCATCAATTTGAAGTGCAGATTTTCAGGCATATCATAAACAagtgcttttctttatttttaaaaaacttaattaattaatttggatgtgccagatcttagttgcagcacgtgggatctttgaaCTTTGTTGAGGCATGCTagatctttaattgcagcatgcagggccTTTTAGTTGTGGAAggtgaactctcagttgcagtAATGTGGGGATctggttccttgaccagggatcaatccctggccccttgcactgggagcatggagtcttggccactggaccaccaaggaagtccctaaatctgtgcttttcattcttttacactcTGCCACATTTTCATGAGTATAAACATCTCATGCTCAAAGCTCAAATGTAATTTGAGAATTCTACACTTGAGAATGTAGATAATAATAATTTGAGAATGTGAATTAAgacacatcaaaaataaataaaataaaaatattactgaaTGCTCCCTGTTAGTTCTGTGTGTTACCTGGGTTTCACTGTATTGAGAATCACTCTAAAGCATGTAACCAAGAGTGGAGACCAATGAAGGTATCTGCTCTTTACAGCCTTGCTAGTAGGTAAGTGGCCTTCCTAGGtggcccagaggtaaagaatctgcctgccaatgaaagacatgagggtttgatccctcatgTAGGgaagggtagggaagatctcctagagtaggaaatggcaccccactccagtattcttgcctggaaaattccatgcacagaggagcctggcgagctacagtcagtggggctcccaagagtcagataccactgagtgactaagtgcacacACTACATAAGTAATTTATATGTAATTTATGAAACAAACCTAAAAATGTTTATGTGGATTTTTGCCTGATATTTCAGGGACTTAGTAAAGTTCCCTTTTAAATAACTTTGTGTCCCTGGATTTTCAGAAAGGCtactaataatttttttcaaatgaatttaaTGTAGACACACAAATAGTTTTAGGAGtcataaataaacatataaataaaataatggttaGGTTGCATGGCAGCATCACGCCAAAAAAACCAGGTGACTGATCTACATTTTACTTCTCAATGGTCTGTTTTAGCATTGTGTAGATTAATACAAGCCTGGTTTTCTACTCTACCTAAGAAggcatatttaaaattatgtagtTTCATTAGCTTAGAACAATCTAATGCACTCATACAATTAACCAGAACTAAACCTGAAacagaagactttaaaaatatatattcttgatTTTTGGAGTTAAAAGATTCCCAAATAACAAAACAAagtaacaaaatttattttttaaaatcactgtttATCTGTGTTATCAACAATGATTCTCCAGGGGTAATGCAATTAATGACAACTGTGCTTTTCTTACAATGTAAGTATCTGATATACAGCCCTGTTCTCTTGGAGTTCTGCTCCTTCGGATGCTGGCACTGACCAGAACTGTTCACATCCGAAAGGTATATAAAGTGTTGTTTTAGGCTATCCTCTGGGACCCCAGTCTCTTAAACCTTCCAGTTTCATttgaggtattcttttttttttttttaagattctcaggagagcttctttttttaaaatttatttggctgcgctgggtcttagtttcagttCTTATGGTATtcaggatctggttccctgaccagggatggaaccccggccccctgcattggaaggcacagaatcctaaccactggaccaatggGCAAGTCCCTTGAGGTACTCTTACTGTAAATTCCCAACAATGCTAACAATGCCAAATCTCCAATACTGATAATAAGATGATTATTTTGATGATTCAAAATTATGGCATTGAAATATTTGTTAATGGATCTTTGATCATCAAAGCAAGGCCCAGTAATACTATGTGGTAAGACAGAAAAATAGTCATTTTGGAACACTGTTTAACTAAAGGTTACAGTACCTTTTGTAGATTAAAAAGTACAAATAATCAGAATATTTCTTTGGCATTAGATTAATCAACAACAGACTTAATATTTAAGCATTTTGGTAGTATCTGTAAAATAGTGTTACAAACAGGTTCAGTTATGTACACAGAATCTCTTTCCTCTGCATCGACACAGCACAGGGTTATAGTCTCTTATGGCATGGACAGCATTCTCTCTTAaaatcgttgttgttcagttgctaagtccagtctgactcttctgcgactccatggactatagcccgccagccttctctgtccatgggattctccaggcaagaatactggagtgggttgccatttcctccgcaaggggatcttcccaacgcggggaatgaacctgcatctcctgcactggcaggcagattctttaccgcttagccactggggaagcggagaaagcaatggcaacccactccagtactcttgcctggaaaatcccatggacggaggagccgtctatggggtcgtgtccgactcttagcgaccccatggactgcagcctaccaggctcctctgtccatgggattcgctaagttgcttcagtcgtgtctgactctgtgggaccccatagacggcagcccaacaggctcccccatccctgggattctccaggcaagaacactggagtgggttgccatttccttctccaatgcatgaaagtgaaaagtgaaagtgaagttactcagtcgtgtctgactcttagcagcagcagcagcactggggAAGCTTGTGTCTTACAATACTGttactgtatttctgtctttttctccattatatgTTCATTTAGGGCAAGGATTGAGTCTTATCCTTAATTGTATTCACTCTCTTAACAGTGCTTTGCACATagcaggcactcagtaaataatttgaaaatagacTAGTCTTGTTCAACCACCAATttcattttttagtatttatttttatttatatgcccaggtctcagttgtggcacccGGGATCTCTGATCTTCCTTgccagcatacaggatctttagctATGGCATgtgggtctagttccctgaccaggaatagaaTCCTGGCGTCCATGCATTGAGAGCACaaaggcttagccactggactaccagggaagtccctcaatttcATTTTAAGAGGTAATCTTTGACCATCTTTCATTATCCCTataattgtcttttaaaataaaaataattgattcaGAGGACAAAtgagatttaatttttctttaaagagttATAAGACTACAAAAACATTTGGTATGGGAATTAGGGCAAAAAAACTCTTGCTAAGCTTATTGTTACATGAAAATTACGGTTTTAGCATTCATGAAAATTATGGTTTTAATGTTACTCATTCAAAAAAGCACTGcaagaaacaaaagtgaaaaacaacTGGATTTCTCACATGATTTCTCTCTCCCACAAAGAGGCATTTAACAGATGCCTTTGTATTAAGCCTACTTAATGTTGAAATAAACTTTCTTAGAGTATAATATCAAGTCAAAAGAAATCTAATATAAATGATACATTTGAATAGCAACCTAAGGTAACTAATATTAATCTAATATTAAGACTAATAACATCTAATGGTTATACAAAACCCCTTAATTAGTAATGAATAAATTTCCAGCTGAGGTTATATAACACATGAATGGAATGGAATAGGCTATCATAATTACGAATAAATGatacttcaaatttttacacttaATATTTAAACTAGTTTGAGTATCATCATGTTGATTACATTTGCAAAGTAAATTTTGTTAAAGCTTACCACAGAATTTTAAGTTCAGTTAATATTAGAGGATGTATTTTACCTTCATTTCAATAatgattatttaataatttactgAACATTGATTCACTTAAGGGAAagtcttaattttatatttgtgtgtgaaaatgtttcagaataatagaataaatattttgaatatttaattttagaaaatataggGAAGGCGATTCATTTTGAACAGAAAGCCTGATCgatgtaatatttaaaaacaattagATCTAGGAGAAAAGGATGAGACTCTAACTGTTGCAATATAGGTAATAAATCATAATCATATAAACCATATTAAACAAAACCCTGACCAATTTTGTACATTACTACCTACATGTAATGTAAAAAATATTATACAAGAGGAACTCTCTCAGCTAATTTTGTACACTAAAGAATTTGAATATAGTATTTAATCCGAACACAATATACATGCcaatttattatgaaaattacataaactcattgtagttttgcgaACATTCTTGGTGGTTGCCTAGTCTATGATAGTTAACATTAAAATGGACTTAAAATTTACCATATGGGGATGCAGAACGGtctcattttacaaaaaaatttcAACATTGGTTTCCTAGGGTGAGTTAGCAACAGATAATTCCATCACCGTATTTAATtcgtgaaactttaaaaaaaattgacagaaATCACAAGGGGAAACATAATTATGTAAATTTAAAACCCTCAAAGGCTCTGATAACTGAAAATTATCAGGATGTGCAGCCAGGCACCCCCGAAAAACTTGTCATCTAGGAAAGGTATCCTGTAGTTTCCATCATCCTATAAGGGACATGCGACTCCCCCTACCCAAGCCACCCCAGGTTTAAGTCACTACCTGCAAACCGTTAAGGAGTAACCTAGTGCAGTGGGGACCTCCCTGCCGGTGACTTGGGCGAAGATCGCTCTCCGGGTCTGTCCCCTGCCTCACCCGAAAGGCGCGGTGAGAGCTCGCTGGTATCTGCACAAGCAGTGGAAGACTCGGCAGGGCAaggtgccttcctccagggcccGGCTCCTCAGTGCCCTGCCGGCCTACCTTGACCGGGTGTAGGTAACCATCTCCGCGAAGGGCGCCCAGGCCTGGGTCCGCCGGCGCCTCGGCGTCGTCCTGCAGGCTGCGGGTGAGGTGCGCAATATAGGTGGTAGCCAGCAGCAGCACGTCCAGCTTGGACAGCTTTGTGTCCGGCGGCACCGACGGCAAGGTGCGCTGCAGCTCCAGGAAGGCGTGCCGCAGAGTCTGCACGCGGCTGCGCTCCCGCGCCGCGTTCGCTGCCGCCGGCCGCCCGCCTCCTGAGCGCGCGCCGCCGCCTGGGCCCGAGGGTCCCGGCGCGGTCCGTCCGGGGCTCAAGTCTCGGGCGGTGGCTACCAGGGGCGCGGGCTCGCTGCTGGCGATCAGGGGGCTGCCTGCGGGGCCGCCGCGGTCCATAGCGGCTTCCCTGCAAAGGACGGAAAGCGCGGTGAGGCCGGGGAGCCGGTCAAGCTTAGCCCGGGTGGGAGCGCAGCCCTCTCGCTCCCCCTGTGCGCCCGGCCCGACCATCCGATGTGGTTCGGGGCGATCTCAGAGTTGAGCACCTTTTGATTGGGGCAGTTTTGCCTCCCGACGTCTGGGGAGAGGGGTGGTGCCGGAGGATTCCTAGACTGGTTAGAAGGCTCAGGAGGGCCCCAGTACCAACCAGCCTTATGGGCTGGGCTTAGTCGCAcagtcttgtccgattctttgcgaccccatggactgtagacagccagttttcctctgtccatgggattctccaggcaagaatactggagtgggttgccatttccttctccagggaaatcttcttgacccaggaatcgaactcaagtctcctcattgcaggcgtattctttaccgtctgagccaccaatttAGTCAAGAGGGCTACGATACTGGGGGAAGGAAGATTTCAGGTTCAGAACTTACTCGCGCGTCTGGATTATTTACCTGCCCATCCCGCGGGAAAGATGGAGCGGGTCAACTCGTAGAACACGCCGTGGCCCGCGGTGCCCGCACCGGCCGCCCTCGCATTAGGCGTTCCGGAGGCTCGGGGTCCCCAGGGGCGACGGCAGGAGCCCGGGGCGGTTTCTGCCAGAGCGAGGGACCTGTGGCCTCACCTCAGACTAAGGCACCCGCCACCCGTCCAAGTCCGGAACTGCGCGGCAGGGGTCGGACCCCGGTCCTCACCTTTCCTGGAGGGGCTGTGCGGGGTTCGGCTCCGCTGCGCGGGAAGAGAAGCGTCGAGCCGGGTCTGCGTGGCCTGGACTGCGCCGGTCACTCCATCTTCGTCCAGAGGATCGGGTGCGCCTTTTATGCGGGCTCGTGCGAGGCGAGGACTGCTTGTGGGCCAAGCTAGGCGCCGGGATCACCACGGCAGGACCCGCCGACGTCCTCCGGCACCTTGTGGTGCAGTGCTGTGCGGCTGCGAGCTCCGGGAGCCTCTCTGCTTCAGGAGACTCATTAATCAAACCGTCCGGCGGGGCGGGGCCATAGGGGGCGGGGCGTCTTGCTGGCCACGCCCTCCAGCGTTCGGGTTCTCCCCCAGGTCAGGCCCCGAGCGCGGTACGTCAAGCACCCGCTGGGTTGGCGGCCGGCGGGGCCGGAGTCGCGGCCTGGGCTCTAAGGACCCCAGCGCGGCCTCGCGAGTTACCACGTCTCGCCGTGGGCCTTCCGCCTCGGGCCCAGGCTGAGCCCCGGGCTCCTTCCTGACCGGCGCCGGGCCGAGGCGGGAAGGCGGCCGTTCTGTGGAACGCGCCTTAACTTTCGGTGAGGGAGTGTGGCGTGTGCCGCCTCGACGCGCTCACCGTTTGCTCCACCACAGGTTAACGTCTCCTGCCGTCGTGACCGCTTGAAGCGTAGTCCCGCCGCCTCGGGACTCCGCGAC
This genomic interval from Dama dama isolate Ldn47 chromosome 21, ASM3311817v1, whole genome shotgun sequence contains the following:
- the TCF24 gene encoding transcription factor 24; protein product: MDRGGPAGSPLIASSEPAPLVATARDLSPGRTAPGPSGPGGGARSGGGRPAAANAARERSRVQTLRHAFLELQRTLPSVPPDTKLSKLDVLLLATTYIAHLTRSLQDDAEAPADPGLGALRGDGYLHPVKKWPMRSRLYIGATGQFLKHPVSGEKTNHDNIPTDSQP